The following coding sequences are from one Triticum dicoccoides isolate Atlit2015 ecotype Zavitan chromosome 4A, WEW_v2.0, whole genome shotgun sequence window:
- the LOC119287164 gene encoding monodehydroascorbate reductase 3, cytosolic: protein MASGKHFKYVVLGGGVSGGYAAREFAKQGVQPGELAIISKEAVAPYERPALSKAYLFPQNPARLPGFHVCVGSGGERLLPEWYSEKGIELILSTEIVKADLASKTLTSAAGATFTYEILLIATGSSVIKLSDFGTQGADSNNILYLREIDDADNLYAAIQAKKGGKAVVVGGGYIGLELSAVLKMNDLDVTMVFPEPWCMPRLFTAEIAAFYESYYTNKGVKIVKGTVAIGFDADANGDVTAVKLKDGSVLEADIVVVGVGGRPLTTLFKGQVAEEKGGIKTDAFFETSVPGVYAVGDVATFPMKIYNDERRVEHVDHSRKSAEQAVKAIKGKEVGSAVEEYDYLPYFYSRSFDLSWQFYGDNVGDAILFGDADPSSAKPKFGSYWVKDGKCVGAFLEGGSPDENTAIAKLARAQPPAASPDELKAAGLQFASKI from the exons ATGGCGTCCGGGAAGCACTTCAAGTACGTCGTCCTCGGCGGCGGGGTCTCCGGG GGGTACGCGGCGCGGGAGTTCGCCAAGCAGGGCGTGCAGCCGGGGGAGCTCGCCATCATCTCCAAGGAGGCC GTGGCTCCTTACGAGCGCCCTGCCCTCAGCAAGGCATACCTGTTCCCCCAGA ATCCTGCAAGATTGCCAGGATTCCATGTGTGCGTGGGAAGTGGAGGCGAGAGGCTCCTGCCTGAATGGTACTCAGAGAAAG GCATTGAGCTTATCCTGAGCACTGAAATTGTGAAAGCTGATCTTGCTTCCAAGACTCTGACTAGTGCAGCTGGAGCAACCTTTACATATGAGATCTTGCTAATTGCTACTGGCTCCTCA gtcattaagCTCTCTGATTTTGGCACTCAAGGAGCTGATTCTAACAACATTCTGTACCTAAGGGAAATTGACGACGCGGACAATCTGTATGCAGCTATCCAAGCAAAGAAGGGTGGAAAGGCAGTGGTTGTTGGAGGAGGTTACATTGGCCTTGAACTAAGCGCAGTATTGAAGATGAACGATCTTGATGTGACTATGGTGTTCCCTGAACCTTGGTGCA TGCCTCGTCTCTTCACTGCCGAGATTGCAGCTTTCTACGAGAGTTACTATACCAACAAAGGAGTCAAGATCGTGAAGGGTACAGTTGCTATTGGTTTTGATGCTGACGCCAATGGTGAT GTGACCGCAGTTAAGCTAAAGGACGGCAGTGTGCTCGAAGCTGATATTGTTGTCGTCGGTGTTGGGGGCAGACCATTGACTACTCTCTTCAAAGGCCAAGTTGCCGAGGAGAAAGGTGGAATCAAG ACCGAtgcttttttcgaaacaagtgtccCTGGAGTGTATGCCGTTGGCGACGTGGCGACCTTCCCGATGAAGATCTACAACGACGAGAGGAGAGTGGAGCATGTCGACCATTCCAGGAAGTCCGCGGAGCAGGCCGTGAAG GCGATCAAGGGGAAAGAGGTGGGCTCTGCCGTGGAGGAGTACGACTACCTGCCCTACTTCTACTCGCGGTCGTTCGACCTGTCGTGGCAGTTCTACGGGGACAACGTCGGTGACGCCATCCTGTTCGGCGACGCCGACCCCAGCTCCGCCAAACCCAAGTTCGGGTCGTACTGGGTCAAGGACGGCAAGTGCGTGGGCGCGTTCCTGGAGGGCGGGTCGCCGGACGAGAACACCGCCATCGCCAAGCTCGCGAGGGCCCAGCCGCCCGCCGCCAGCCCCGACGAGCTCAAGGCCGCCGGCCTCCAGTTCGCCAGCAAGATCTGA
- the LOC119287165 gene encoding flagellar radial spoke protein 5-like isoform X1 produces the protein MDVCHILSQFLRAFEISINKARTPTVSSIHICWHKLFVRMLLCGRSGAGAVMATTAVIAGLPRLAPARGRRRRCTVAAAMGASGLEEGKGKKTATVRSKASGDTLEVCRVVNGMWQVSGASWGRAAPAAAVDAMLAYADGGLATFDMADIYGPAEDLYGMFINKVRRERPPEMLEEVRGLTKWVPPPVKMTRSFVEENINRSRKRMDVAALDMLQFHWWDYANPGYLDALKHITDLKEEGKIKTVALTNFDTERLQIILENGIPIVSNQVQHSIVDMRPQKKMAELCELTGVKLITYGTVMGGLLSEKFLDTNINIPFAGPPLNTPSLQKYKRMIDAWGGWSLFQALLQTLKKVSLKHGIPISTVAVRYILNQTSVAGSMVGVRLGLSEHIRDTNAILSLLLDEEDMGSITEASQRGRNLMEVIGDCGDEYRA, from the exons ATGGATGTATGCCACATACTCTCTCAGTTTCTCCGCGCCTTTGAGATTTCAATCAATAAAGCCCGCACCCCTACGGTCAGTTCAATACACATTTGTTGGCATAAGCTTTTTGTGAGGATGCTTTTGTGTGGCCGCTCTGGTGCCGGCGCcgtgatggccaccaccgccgtgatCGCCGGTCTTCCTCGACTTGCGCCTGCGAGGGGGAGGAGACGGAGGTGCAccgtggcggcggcgatgggcgcGTCGGGgctggaggaggggaaggggaagaagacggCGACGGTGAGGAGCAAGGCGTCGGGGGACACGCTGGAGGTGTGCCGGGTGGTGAACGGGATGTGGCAGGTGAGCGGCGCGTCGTGGGGCCGCGCGGCGCCGGCGGCCGCCGTGGACGCCATGCTCGCCTACGCCGACGGCGGGCTCGCCACCTTCGACATGGCCGACATCT ATGGACCGGCGGAGGATTTATACGGCATGTTCATCAACAAAGTTCGGCGCGAGCGCCCGCCGGAGATGCTAGAAGAAGTCAGGGG GCTTACAAAGTGGGTGCCGCCACCTGTTAAGATGACAAGAAGCTTTGTTGAGGAGAACATCAACAGGTCCCGGAAGAGGATGGATGTCGCTGCCTTGGACATGCTGCAGTTCCATTG GTGGGACTACGCAAATCCCGGATATCTAGATGCACTAAAGCACATCACCGACCTCAAGGAGGAAG GCAAGATAAAGACTGTAGCTCTGACGAACTTCGATACAGAGAGGCTGCAAATAATCCTAGAAAATGGAATACCAATTGTCAGCAACCAG GTTCAACATTCTATTGTGGATATGCGCCCGCAGAAAAAGATGGCAGAGCTTTGTGAGCTTACCGGAGTCAAGCTTATCAC GTATGGCACGGTGATGGGTGGCCTATTGTCCGAGAAGTTCCTCGACACCAACATCAACATACCTTTCGCTGGACCTCCTCTGAATACCCCATCCCTGCAGAAGTATAAGAGG ATGATCGACGCTTGGGGTGGCTGGAGCCTGTTCCAGGCTCTGCTCCAGACCTTGaagaaggtgtcactgaaacacgGCATCCCGATCTCAACTGTCGCTGTACGATACATACTGAACCAG ACATCGGTGGCTGGTTCGATGGTGGGCGTGAGGCTGGGTCTGTCGGAGCACATCAGGGACACCAACGCCATCCTGTCGCTTCTGCTGGACGAGGAGGACATGGGCAGCATCACCGAGGCGTCGCAGCGGGGCAGGAACCTGATGGAGGTCATCGGAGACTGCGGCGACGAGTACAGAGCCTAG
- the LOC119287165 gene encoding flagellar radial spoke protein 5-like isoform X2: protein MSSSAARALSPAPAPPSPRRVRPARCAGFVGPAVESASPGARAATLASSRGGTDSSLAICRVLNGMWQTSGGWGRIDRADAVEAMLAYADAGLSTFDMADHYGPAEDLYGMFINKVRRERPPEMLEEVRGLTKWVPPPVKMTRSFVEENINRSRKRMDVAALDMLQFHWWDYANPGYLDALKHITDLKEEGKIKTVALTNFDTERLQIILENGIPIVSNQVQHSIVDMRPQKKMAELCELTGVKLITYGTVMGGLLSEKFLDTNINIPFAGPPLNTPSLQKYKRMIDAWGGWSLFQALLQTLKKVSLKHGIPISTVAVRYILNQTSVAGSMVGVRLGLSEHIRDTNAILSLLLDEEDMGSITEASQRGRNLMEVIGDCGDEYRA, encoded by the exons ATGTCGTCGTCAGCAGCCCGCGCGCTCTCGCCGGCGCCCGCGCCCCCTTCCCCGCGCCGCGTGCGGCCCGCGAGGTGCGCGGGGTTCGTGGGCCCGGCGGTGGAGTCGGCGTCCCCGGGCGCGAGGGCGGCGACGCTCGCCAGCAGCCGCGGCGGGACCGACTCGTCGCTGGCCATCTGCCGGGTGCTCAACGGCATGTGGCAGACCAGCGGCGGGTGGGGCCGCATCGACCGCGCCGACGCCGTCGAGGCCATGCTCGCCTACGCCGACGCCGGCCTCTCCACCTTCGACATGGCCGACCACT ATGGACCGGCGGAGGATTTATACGGCATGTTCATCAACAAAGTTCGGCGCGAGCGCCCGCCGGAGATGCTAGAAGAAGTCAGGGG GCTTACAAAGTGGGTGCCGCCACCTGTTAAGATGACAAGAAGCTTTGTTGAGGAGAACATCAACAGGTCCCGGAAGAGGATGGATGTCGCTGCCTTGGACATGCTGCAGTTCCATTG GTGGGACTACGCAAATCCCGGATATCTAGATGCACTAAAGCACATCACCGACCTCAAGGAGGAAG GCAAGATAAAGACTGTAGCTCTGACGAACTTCGATACAGAGAGGCTGCAAATAATCCTAGAAAATGGAATACCAATTGTCAGCAACCAG GTTCAACATTCTATTGTGGATATGCGCCCGCAGAAAAAGATGGCAGAGCTTTGTGAGCTTACCGGAGTCAAGCTTATCAC GTATGGCACGGTGATGGGTGGCCTATTGTCCGAGAAGTTCCTCGACACCAACATCAACATACCTTTCGCTGGACCTCCTCTGAATACCCCATCCCTGCAGAAGTATAAGAGG ATGATCGACGCTTGGGGTGGCTGGAGCCTGTTCCAGGCTCTGCTCCAGACCTTGaagaaggtgtcactgaaacacgGCATCCCGATCTCAACTGTCGCTGTACGATACATACTGAACCAG ACATCGGTGGCTGGTTCGATGGTGGGCGTGAGGCTGGGTCTGTCGGAGCACATCAGGGACACCAACGCCATCCTGTCGCTTCTGCTGGACGAGGAGGACATGGGCAGCATCACCGAGGCGTCGCAGCGGGGCAGGAACCTGATGGAGGTCATCGGAGACTGCGGCGACGAGTACAGAGCCTAG